The window CTACACTTCTCTTCATCTCGATGATTGTTGTTCTGGCGCGCTTGTTATATGatgccttagcacgacgacttccaggctgtctactacaacaagttttgcccgACTCCATCAAAGAAGGGGCGATGACGACGGCGTGCATTCGGCTCGATTTAGTGCTCGTAGATGTCGTTAGGTGGACTACAGATCTCGATGTAGATTTTATTAGTTTTTATATTCGTTGTACTGTCATGATTGAaaatgaatagattgaaagttcTTCCGCATTTTTTTCATGAGTCTTCACATTAGAAAATGACGTAAGAGAAAATATATTTATAATTTTGGGTCTGttagggcacatctagatgtggcctagttattgcacatctaagtgacTCAATGAAGGGTAAacaagaaaatgaaaatgaaaaaaaaatactCGCATGAATTTTCGCGTAAGATCaatgatatactccctccgtcccataatataagagcgtttttgacactacactagtgtcaaaaagttcttatattatgggacagagggagtaggaTTTAGATGTCACAtttagatgtgctttagcaaaattATGTAATCTTTTATCGAGATGATAATTAGGAAATCCACATTAGAAAACTGAATACACAAGTACTAGTGCCTAAAAAAATCAACTCCAAAAAAGAGAAGCAAACATTTAACGAAGCATGCGTTGCATGTGTGAACGCTTTGCTGGACAGGGCTCTGTTCACGCAATCCCAGCCCTTATTTAGGGAAGTCCTGCGACGGCTGCGATGTCTTTCTTGATGGTCTCTTTCTTGTCGGGAGTGGCCAAAGCGAAGGCAACGCTCACGGCTCTGCCACGGCAACCGTCCTCGCAAATGGTGGCGCAAGCAGGGTCTTTCTTGCCCTCGGCGCAGAACTTGCCGCACTCACCGATGCAGGTGGCAGCGATCGCGTTGATCTTGTCGCTTGGCTGGCGGGCCTGCTTGTCGATGGCTTGAATCACGGCCGTCTTCTCCGACGCCGAGCTCTTTGCGTACACGTCGGCGGCGAAGGAGAGGCTCTCGACTTCGACGCGGCAGATGGTCTCGCACCTTGCGCTGCACGCGAGGTCTTTCTTGCCTGTGCCGCAGAGCTTGGTGCAATCGTCTAGGCAGTGGGTGGCCAGCCCAGCAGCCTGGTTGgcggactcggcggaggagacgGCACCTTCACTCTTGTTGCTCAAGATCTCGACCGCGGCGGCCTTCTCGGTGGGCGGGGCGGCAGTGAaagcctccgccgccgccttgaGACGGCAAGCGCTGTCGCATGGGGCTTGAGCAGTAGCCGCCGGCACTGATGCGGCTGCCACCACGACGGCGACGAGGAAAGACACGCTCATCGCGGTTCTGCTCAGAGCCATTGCTGACTAACTTCTTGATTGGTTTGGAGGGGGACGAGGCGATCGAATAGATGTTGCAGCTGCTGCTGAGGTTGATGCTTTGTGTGTCATGGAGTGTGAGGCAGGAGCTTTCTTTATTTAGGAATGGCGTGAGGCCAGGAGATTTTTGCGTACCACCAGTGGTGGATGCCAAATAGTAGTAGATAGCATGTTAACGCCTTTTTTTTGCATGTTAACGCCCTTTATCtgtactttattttatttttgcactTGAAAAACTTAAGATTTCTGTTTCAACTTTCCTTCGTCCAATTTCTGTAGACGCCCCCCTTCCTTATTTTTTTTCCTTCCATCTTTGATTTTTGTCTCACCGATTTTCCCTAAAACCAATTCAATttgtagagaatgatttggtgcatcgataattgattgatcgtgcactaggcgcgcgcacacacacacacacacacatatataccGGTGTCTGTCTTCCAAGATACAAGTACATACAGGGGAGAGATATACTACAGGTGTCGCATACAATACCCAGACCTACGTACATGTACACATGTTCAAcaccccccgcagtcgaagcgtcgccgGTGAAGGAAAGACTGGACTGAAAACCCTCGAAAGTCGAGGTAGGTAGTCCCTTCGTTATAACATCAGCGAACTGCTGATCGGTGGGCACATGCAGAACTCGAACACGACCATGTGCGACGTGCTCCCACCATAGTTACTCGGTGACGGGGCCGAATGCAGGGCGGCGAGGAGCACGAGATCCCACGGCGGCGGTACCTGGGGCGGGTAGAACTCGCCGTAGGCAGGCGCGGGGGCGGCGCCGTAGCCGCCCGTGGCCGGCGATGCCGGGTAGGGGGCGGCGCTGGGCGCGGCGAAGAACGCCTGGTGACTCGCTGGACGGGACCCAAGGATGCCCGGGGTAGGAGCCTGAGGGATCGGCATCGTGTACGCGTGAACGACACCTGTCCACGGATTGGTGCCGCAAGTCCACGGTGGGGTGGGCTGCTGCTGCTaacgagcccccccccccccccccccccccccgcgcgtgCGCTTGTTGTTGCTGCTTGCGGCCGCCCCCGCGACGGTTGCCGCGCCGCCCGCCACCCTGCGGTGGTTGCCGCGCCGCCCGCCACCCTACGACTGCTGCTGGGGGGCAGCGGGAGGGGCGGGGGCGCGGGTGGGAGGGGAAAAAATCCTGGGGGCACGGggggcggccggcggcggggcgccaCGGGAGGTGCCGGCAGCGAGAGCATGGTGCTGCACGCGCTTCTTGACCCCCTTCATCCGGCGCTCCTCCAACCGCAAGTACGCCACAAACTTGGGGAAGGAGGGCTCCGGCATCAAGGTGAGGTTGGAGGCGGCGTTGCCGAAGTCCTCGTTGAGGCCGGCGGTGAGCGTGCTGAGGAGGAGGTCGTCATCAACCTTGGTGCAGATGTCACGGAGTTCATCCGCCACCGTCTTCAGGCGGCGGCAGTAGTCATCGATAGACTGGTCATCCTGATGTCAGTCAAAAAATTCCTGCTACAGAAAAACGCGGCGCTGAAGCttgttgtcggtgaagaggccgTTGAGCTTGACCCACACGGCGCGGGCGTCATCACCATTGCTCACGACTGTATGAAACAGGTCCTTCGAGATGGTGGTGAAGAACCACCGGATGAGTGTGGCGTCGATCGCGGTCCACTCGGAGTCACCCACCATGGCGCGGGAGTCGATGGTGTCGTCAACATGATCCACGAGATTGTTCTTGTGGaagagtgatacgtctccgtcgtatctacttttccaaactcttttgcccttgttttggactcttacttgcatgatttgaatgtgTAGCGACCatacctcaaacagtctagtctc is drawn from Aegilops tauschii subsp. strangulata cultivar AL8/78 chromosome 1, Aet v6.0, whole genome shotgun sequence and contains these coding sequences:
- the LOC109738201 gene encoding uncharacterized protein, which encodes MALSRTAMSVSFLVAVVVAAASVPAATAQAPCDSACRLKAAAEAFTAAPPTEKAAAVEILSNKSEGAVSSAESANQAAGLATHCLDDCTKLCGTGKKDLACSARCETICRVEVESLSFAADVYAKSSASEKTAVIQAIDKQARQPSDKINAIAATCIGECGKFCAEGKKDPACATICEDGCRGRAVSVAFALATPDKKETIKKDIAAVAGLP
- the LOC109756539 gene encoding uncharacterized protein, translated to MVGDSEWTAIDATLIRWFFTTISKDLFHTVVSNGDDARAVWVKLNGLFTDNKLQRRSIDDYCRRLKTVADELRDICTKVDDDLLLSTLTAGLNEDFGNAASNLTLMPEPSFPKFVAYLRLEERRMKGVKKRVQHHALAAGTSRGAPPPAAPRAPRIFSPPTRAPAPPAAPQQQS